From Burkholderia savannae, a single genomic window includes:
- the egtD gene encoding L-histidine N(alpha)-methyltransferase: protein MKEAAAGVAIEAMCDSAFGRDLLAGLRRSPRSIAPKYFYDAAGSALFDRICELPEYYPTRTELAILKRRAHEIAAQIGRDANLIEFGAGSLSKIRVLLDACAASNPPARYLPVDISAEHLAQSAAALRDAYPWLDVQPVVADYLQSEQMHAIECAKGRRVGCFLGSTIGNFSPDEAQAFLRRAASLLKGGGLLIGVDLVKDVSILHRAYNDAAGVTAAFNLNLLERANAELGADFALDAWAHRAFYDVEHQRIEMHLVSRRTQTVRVAGYAFRFEAGETLHTENSHKFTVDGFRALARGAGFTPGTVWIDDARLFSVHWLESRA from the coding sequence ATGAAGGAAGCCGCCGCGGGCGTGGCGATCGAGGCGATGTGCGACAGCGCGTTCGGTCGCGACCTGCTCGCCGGCCTGCGCCGCTCGCCGCGCAGCATTGCGCCGAAGTACTTCTACGACGCGGCGGGCTCCGCGTTGTTCGACCGGATCTGCGAGCTGCCCGAGTACTATCCGACGCGCACCGAGCTCGCGATCCTGAAGCGCCGCGCGCACGAGATCGCCGCGCAGATCGGCCGCGACGCGAACCTGATCGAATTCGGCGCGGGTTCGCTGTCGAAGATTCGCGTGCTGCTCGATGCGTGCGCGGCGTCGAATCCTCCGGCGCGCTATCTGCCCGTCGACATCTCGGCCGAGCATCTCGCGCAATCGGCCGCCGCGCTGCGTGACGCATATCCGTGGCTCGACGTGCAGCCCGTCGTCGCCGATTATCTGCAGTCCGAGCAAATGCACGCGATCGAGTGCGCGAAAGGGCGGCGCGTCGGGTGCTTTCTCGGCTCCACGATCGGCAACTTCTCGCCGGACGAGGCGCAGGCGTTCCTGCGGCGCGCGGCTTCGCTGCTGAAGGGCGGGGGGCTGTTGATCGGCGTCGATCTCGTGAAGGACGTGTCGATCCTCCACCGCGCATACAACGACGCGGCGGGCGTGACGGCCGCGTTCAATCTCAATCTGCTCGAGCGCGCGAACGCCGAGCTCGGCGCCGACTTCGCGCTCGACGCGTGGGCGCATCGCGCGTTCTACGACGTCGAGCATCAGCGCATCGAGATGCATCTCGTGAGCCGGCGCACGCAGACGGTGCGCGTCGCCGGGTACGCGTTCCGGTTCGAGGCGGGCGAGACGCTGCATACCGAGAACTCGCACAAGTTCACGGTCGACGGGTTCCGCGCGCTCGCGCGGGGGGCGGGGTTCACGCCGGGGACGGTGTGGATCGACGACGCGCGCTTGTTCAGCGTGCATTGGCTCGAGAGTCGCGCCTGA
- the egtB gene encoding ergothioneine biosynthesis protein EgtB — protein MTKNEEATRGLASDLARGFAHVRSGSVALAKPLSAEDQALQSMPDASPTKWHLAHTTWFFETVILARHARGYKLFDSRYPYLFNSYYEALGPRHARPQRGMLSRPSLDDVHRYRRHVDDALLELLRTADLPSLVAMEPEITLGLHHEQQHQELLLTDILHAFSLNPLLPAYRSDAAPPGDDAPLARGAARWLSRPGGVVEIGHDGRGFSFDNERPRHQTILRPYDIAERLVTNGEFAAFIDDGGYARPEFWLSDGWAIVLRDGWKAPLYWIASDGGEGLGWREFGLDGLQPLVRDAPVSHVSFYEAAAYAEWARARLPTEAEWEAAFDAPGIAQMMGCAWQWTRSSYDPYPGFRPMAGVAAEYNGKFMVGQQVLRGGSVATPPGHARATYRNFFPPAARWQFTGVRLARDI, from the coding sequence ATGACGAAAAACGAAGAAGCGACGCGCGGTCTCGCGTCGGATCTCGCGCGCGGCTTTGCGCACGTGCGCAGTGGCAGCGTCGCGCTCGCGAAGCCGCTGTCCGCGGAGGATCAGGCGTTGCAGTCGATGCCGGACGCGAGCCCGACGAAATGGCATCTCGCGCACACGACCTGGTTCTTCGAGACCGTGATCCTCGCGCGGCACGCGCGCGGCTACAAGCTGTTCGATTCGCGCTATCCGTACCTGTTCAATTCGTATTACGAAGCGCTCGGCCCGCGCCATGCGCGGCCGCAGCGCGGAATGCTGTCGCGCCCGTCGCTTGACGACGTGCATCGCTATCGACGCCACGTCGACGACGCGCTGCTCGAGCTGCTGCGCACGGCCGATCTGCCGTCGCTCGTCGCGATGGAGCCGGAGATCACGCTCGGCCTGCATCACGAGCAGCAGCATCAGGAATTGCTGCTGACCGACATCCTGCACGCGTTCTCGCTGAATCCGCTGTTGCCCGCGTATCGAAGCGATGCCGCGCCGCCGGGCGACGACGCGCCGCTCGCGCGCGGCGCCGCGCGCTGGCTGTCGCGGCCGGGCGGCGTCGTCGAGATCGGCCACGACGGGCGCGGCTTTTCGTTCGACAACGAGCGGCCGCGCCATCAGACGATTCTGCGGCCGTACGACATCGCCGAGCGGCTCGTGACGAACGGCGAATTCGCGGCGTTCATCGACGACGGCGGCTACGCGCGCCCGGAGTTCTGGCTGTCCGACGGCTGGGCGATCGTCCTGCGCGACGGCTGGAAGGCGCCGCTCTACTGGATCGCGTCCGACGGCGGCGAAGGGCTCGGCTGGCGCGAGTTCGGGCTCGACGGCCTGCAGCCGCTCGTGCGCGATGCGCCCGTGTCGCACGTGAGCTTCTACGAAGCGGCCGCGTATGCCGAGTGGGCGCGCGCGCGCTTGCCGACCGAAGCCGAATGGGAGGCCGCGTTCGACGCGCCGGGCATCGCGCAGATGATGGGCTGCGCGTGGCAGTGGACGCGCTCGTCGTATGACCCGTATCCGGGCTTCCGACCGATGGCGGGCGTCGCAGCCGAATACAACGGCAAGTTCATGGTCGGGCAGCAGGTGCTTCGCGGCGGCAGCGTCGCGACGCCGCCGGGGCACGCGCGCGCGACGTATCGCAACTTCTTTCCGCCGGCCGCGCGCTGGCAATTCACGGGAGTGCGTCTTGCGAGAGATATCTGA
- a CDS encoding DUF427 domain-containing protein has translation MTQSSHPVRIPGPDHPITIDATRERVVVRAAGHSLADTRDALTLREASYPPVQYVPRKDVDLSRLERTAHTTHCPYKGDASYYSIKGAGERGVNAVWSYETPHDAVKQIAGHLAFYPDRIDSITIG, from the coding sequence ATGACCCAGTCAAGTCACCCCGTCAGGATTCCTGGCCCGGACCATCCGATCACGATCGACGCGACGCGCGAGCGCGTCGTCGTCCGGGCGGCCGGCCATTCGCTCGCCGACACGCGCGATGCGCTCACGCTGCGCGAGGCGTCGTATCCGCCCGTGCAATACGTGCCGCGCAAGGACGTCGACCTGTCGCGGCTCGAGCGCACCGCGCACACGACCCATTGCCCGTACAAGGGCGATGCGTCGTACTACAGCATCAAGGGCGCCGGCGAGCGCGGCGTCAACGCGGTTTGGTCGTACGAAACGCCGCACGACGCGGTGAAGCAGATCGCCGGCCATCTCGCGTTCTATCCCGATCGCATCGATTCGATCACGATCGGCTGA
- the alr gene encoding alanine racemase: MPRPIVARIHPEAVAHNLAIVRQQAPASRVWSVVKANAYGHGIERIYPALAGADGIALLDLDEAVRVRELGWTKPVLLLEGIFDAADVEIAERHRLTVAVHGDEQLQLLTSARTTRPIDIQLKMNAGMNRLGYRPGAFRAAWERAAAAPSIGGIALMMHFANADEGEIDWQMSEFDTATDGLPGERTLSNSAAVLWHPRAHRDWVRPGTILYGASPTGAARHIADVPLRPAMTVTSRIIGVQTLSPGETVGYGRRFTAEREMRIGVVACGYADGYPRHAPTGTPIAVDGVRTQLVGRVSMDMLTVDLTPCPNAGVGSTVELWGERVRVDDVAEAAGTIGYELMCALARRVPVAVDPYPAAAARIEPARTGSYGR, encoded by the coding sequence ATGCCCCGCCCCATCGTCGCCCGCATTCATCCGGAAGCCGTCGCGCACAATCTTGCGATCGTCCGGCAACAAGCGCCCGCCTCGCGCGTCTGGTCGGTCGTCAAGGCGAACGCTTACGGCCACGGCATCGAGCGCATCTATCCGGCGCTCGCCGGCGCGGACGGCATCGCGCTCCTCGACCTCGACGAAGCGGTGCGCGTGCGCGAGCTCGGCTGGACGAAGCCCGTGCTGCTGCTCGAGGGCATCTTCGATGCGGCGGACGTCGAGATCGCCGAGCGCCATCGGCTCACGGTCGCCGTGCACGGCGACGAGCAGTTGCAGTTGCTGACGTCCGCGAGGACGACACGGCCGATCGACATCCAGTTGAAGATGAACGCCGGGATGAACCGGCTCGGCTATCGGCCGGGCGCGTTTCGCGCCGCGTGGGAGCGTGCGGCCGCCGCGCCGTCGATCGGCGGCATCGCGCTGATGATGCACTTCGCGAACGCCGACGAAGGCGAGATCGACTGGCAGATGAGCGAGTTCGACACCGCGACGGACGGCCTGCCCGGCGAGCGCACGCTGTCGAACTCGGCGGCCGTGCTGTGGCATCCGCGCGCGCATCGCGACTGGGTGCGGCCCGGCACGATCCTGTACGGTGCGTCGCCGACGGGCGCCGCGCGGCACATCGCCGACGTGCCGCTGCGCCCGGCGATGACCGTCACGAGCCGGATCATCGGCGTGCAGACGCTATCGCCTGGCGAGACGGTCGGCTACGGGCGGCGCTTCACGGCCGAGCGCGAAATGCGCATCGGCGTGGTCGCGTGCGGCTACGCGGACGGCTACCCGCGCCACGCGCCGACCGGCACGCCGATCGCGGTCGACGGCGTGCGCACGCAGCTCGTCGGGCGCGTGTCGATGGACATGCTGACCGTCGATCTCACGCCGTGCCCGAACGCGGGCGTCGGCTCGACGGTCGAGCTGTGGGGCGAGCGGGTGCGCGTCGACGACGTCGCCGAAGCCGCGGGCACGATCGGCTACGAGCTGATGTGCGCGCTCGCGCGGCGAGTGCCGGTCGCGGTCGATCCGTATCCCGCGGCGGCCGCGCGGATCGAGCCCGCGCGCACCGGCAGCTACGGGCGCTGA
- a CDS encoding enoyl-CoA hydratase: MEPSSQAAVPPLLRDDRDGVATLRLNRPSQFNALSEALLGALQRELAALAGDPRVRCVVLAAEGRAFCAGHDLREMRGTPDLAYYRDLFGRCSRVMQAIHALPVPVVARVQGIATAAGCQLVASCDLAIAADTARFAVSGIDVGLFCSTPAVALSRNVSTKRAFDMLVTGRFVDAATAVDWGLVNEAVPEDALDAAVARTVAEIVSKSPAAVRYGKAMFYRQRQMPLDDAYAYASDVMARNMMEEDACEGIDAFLEKRPPRWRT, translated from the coding sequence ATGGAACCATCCAGCCAGGCGGCGGTGCCGCCGCTCCTGCGCGACGATCGCGACGGCGTCGCGACGCTGCGCCTGAACCGGCCGTCGCAGTTCAACGCGCTGTCGGAGGCGCTGCTCGGCGCGTTGCAGCGCGAGCTCGCCGCGCTCGCGGGCGACCCGCGCGTGCGCTGCGTCGTGCTCGCCGCCGAGGGCCGCGCGTTCTGCGCGGGCCACGATCTGCGCGAGATGCGCGGCACGCCCGATCTCGCGTACTACCGCGACCTGTTCGGCCGATGCAGCCGCGTGATGCAGGCGATTCACGCGCTGCCCGTGCCCGTCGTCGCGCGCGTGCAGGGAATCGCGACGGCGGCGGGCTGCCAGCTCGTCGCGTCGTGCGATCTCGCGATCGCCGCCGACACGGCCCGCTTCGCGGTGTCCGGCATCGACGTCGGGCTGTTCTGCTCGACGCCCGCGGTCGCGCTGTCGCGCAACGTGTCGACGAAGCGCGCGTTCGACATGCTCGTCACCGGCCGCTTCGTCGACGCGGCGACGGCCGTCGACTGGGGCCTCGTCAACGAGGCGGTGCCGGAGGATGCGCTCGACGCGGCCGTTGCGCGCACGGTCGCGGAAATCGTGTCGAAGAGCCCCGCCGCGGTGCGCTACGGCAAGGCGATGTTCTACCGGCAGCGGCAGATGCCGCTCGACGACGCGTACGCGTATGCGTCCGACGTGATGGCGCGCAACATGATGGAAGAGGATGCGTGCGAGGGCATCGACGCGTTTCTCGAAAAGCGGCCGCCGCGCTGGCGGACCTGA
- a CDS encoding porin: MKKRAAAAMTAAGLAAVATAHAQSSVTLYGIVDNGIAYQSSSTSLGSTTGGRSAVKMSTGVWAGSRFGLKGSEDLGGGSKAIFQLESGFSTANGTSQFAGGIFTRQAWVGLTNPTYGTLTAGRQYTAYYSLLSPYSPTTWLTGYFGAHPGDIDSLDTSYRTNNSLVYMSPKFYGFTFGGSYAFGGQPGSVNAGSTWSAGIQYMNGPLGIAAAFQRVNNSTSGGGDWGANSATSNGGAQTAVSAINNGYKTAQAQQRVAVTAGYQFSSAWDVSVSYSNVQYIPGVNSAFRNTAIFNTAGAVLHFKPSAQWDFAGGYAYTRATQSNGITSSAQYHQFTLSQYYSLSKRTGLFAVEAYQRANGKTLAGGKIIDATASIGDGFNTSPSSSRSQVGLGVGLIHRF; encoded by the coding sequence ATGAAAAAGCGCGCAGCGGCCGCGATGACGGCCGCCGGATTGGCGGCAGTCGCCACGGCACACGCTCAGAGCAGCGTGACGCTTTACGGTATCGTCGATAACGGCATCGCGTATCAGAGCAGCAGCACGTCGCTCGGCTCGACGACGGGCGGCCGCTCGGCGGTGAAGATGTCGACGGGCGTGTGGGCGGGCAGCCGCTTCGGCCTGAAGGGCAGCGAGGACCTGGGCGGCGGCTCGAAGGCGATCTTCCAGCTCGAATCGGGCTTCAGCACCGCCAACGGCACGTCGCAATTCGCGGGCGGCATCTTCACGCGTCAGGCGTGGGTCGGCCTGACCAATCCGACGTACGGTACGCTGACGGCCGGCCGTCAATACACCGCGTACTACTCGCTGCTGTCGCCGTACAGCCCGACGACCTGGCTCACCGGCTACTTCGGCGCGCACCCGGGCGACATCGACTCGCTCGACACCAGCTACCGCACGAACAACTCGCTCGTCTACATGTCGCCGAAGTTCTACGGCTTCACGTTCGGCGGCTCGTATGCGTTCGGCGGCCAGCCGGGCAGCGTGAACGCCGGTTCGACGTGGAGCGCGGGCATCCAGTACATGAACGGTCCGCTCGGCATCGCCGCGGCGTTCCAGCGCGTGAACAACTCGACGTCGGGCGGTGGCGACTGGGGCGCGAACTCGGCGACGTCCAACGGCGGCGCGCAAACGGCCGTGTCGGCGATCAACAACGGCTACAAGACCGCGCAAGCGCAGCAGCGCGTCGCGGTGACGGCCGGCTATCAGTTCTCGTCCGCGTGGGACGTCTCGGTGTCGTACTCGAACGTGCAGTACATCCCGGGCGTCAACTCGGCGTTCCGCAACACCGCGATCTTCAACACGGCGGGCGCGGTGCTGCACTTCAAGCCTTCTGCTCAGTGGGATTTCGCGGGCGGCTACGCGTACACGCGCGCGACGCAATCGAATGGCATCACGAGCTCGGCGCAGTACCACCAGTTCACGCTGTCGCAGTACTACAGCCTGTCGAAGCGCACGGGCCTCTTCGCGGTCGAGGCGTATCAGCGCGCGAACGGCAAGACGCTCGCGGGCGGCAAGATCATCGACGCGACCGCGTCGATCGGCGACGGCTTCAACACGTCGCCGTCGTCGTCGCGCAGCCAGGTGGGCCTCGGCGTCGGCCTGATTCACCGCTTCTAA
- a CDS encoding rhodanese-related sulfurtransferase, with protein sequence MSLDSVTDPSSSSLRDTAPAPAPAPGGDSAPASFPTLSAADVRAALLAGAEIALIDVREEDPYAHGHPLWAANFPLSKLELEAWTRIPRRDTTIAVYGEALGEDLAPRAAAVLAALGYTRVHRLEGGLDGWRAAGGELFIDVNVPSKAFGELVEAQRHTPSLSAQEVRQLIDARADVVIVDARRFDEYQTMSIPTATSVPGAELVLRVRELAPDPATRVIVNCAGRTRSIIGTQSLINAGLPNPVAALRNGTIGWTLAGQTLEHGASRRFPERVDADRREAARQAARGLAHRAGATRIALRDLHMLESDDRTLYRFDVRTPDEYAAGHLPGFASAPGGQLVQETDHHAPVRGARIALADDDGVRADMTASWLAQMGWDVRVVEPLDAHERSERGQPAARAPQPAESATVSVGTLAEWLGLKAVEREAVNGRAEALASPRTGAIAQRTQDGRNALDATDARDVHDVRDIRDIRDIRDIRDIRDERDERDERDERDERDERDERDVRADEFARGGSGGAADRRADARLDDAQRGSLAERVVPPHDAPLDVAVIDVTASANYVKRHIPGAWYAVRAQLGDALTRIPRARRYVVTCGSGQLAAFAAADLRALLPEEASVHLLDGGTLAWLAAGLPVESGETRLASPRIDRYRRPYEGTGNAAEAMQAYLDWEFGLVEQLGRDGTHRFEVLGAL encoded by the coding sequence ATGAGCCTCGATTCCGTGACCGATCCTTCTTCCTCGTCGCTCCGCGACACCGCTCCCGCTCCCGCGCCCGCTCCCGGGGGCGATTCGGCGCCCGCGAGCTTCCCGACCTTATCCGCCGCCGACGTGCGCGCCGCGCTGCTCGCCGGCGCGGAGATCGCGCTGATCGACGTGCGCGAGGAAGACCCGTACGCGCACGGCCATCCGCTGTGGGCCGCGAACTTTCCGCTGTCGAAGCTCGAACTCGAAGCGTGGACGCGCATTCCGCGCCGCGACACGACGATCGCGGTCTACGGCGAAGCGCTCGGCGAAGATCTCGCGCCGCGCGCGGCCGCCGTGCTCGCGGCGCTCGGCTACACGCGCGTGCATCGGCTCGAAGGCGGGCTCGACGGCTGGCGGGCGGCGGGCGGCGAGCTCTTCATCGACGTGAACGTGCCGAGCAAGGCGTTCGGCGAGCTCGTCGAGGCGCAGCGGCACACGCCGTCGCTGTCCGCGCAAGAGGTGCGGCAGTTGATCGACGCGCGGGCCGACGTCGTGATCGTCGACGCGCGCCGCTTCGACGAATACCAGACGATGAGCATTCCGACCGCGACGAGCGTGCCGGGCGCGGAGCTCGTGCTGCGCGTGCGCGAGCTCGCGCCCGATCCGGCGACGCGCGTGATCGTGAACTGCGCGGGACGCACGCGCAGCATCATCGGCACGCAGTCGCTGATCAACGCGGGGCTGCCGAACCCGGTTGCGGCGCTGCGCAACGGGACGATCGGCTGGACGCTCGCGGGGCAAACGCTCGAACACGGCGCGTCGAGGCGCTTTCCCGAGCGCGTCGACGCGGATCGGCGCGAGGCCGCGCGGCAGGCGGCGCGCGGCCTCGCACATCGCGCGGGCGCAACGCGCATCGCGCTGCGCGATCTGCACATGCTCGAGTCCGACGATCGCACGCTCTATCGCTTCGACGTGCGCACGCCGGACGAATACGCGGCCGGCCACCTGCCGGGCTTCGCGAGCGCGCCGGGCGGCCAGCTGGTGCAGGAGACCGATCATCATGCGCCCGTGCGCGGCGCGCGGATCGCGCTCGCGGACGACGACGGCGTGCGCGCCGACATGACCGCGTCGTGGCTCGCGCAGATGGGCTGGGACGTGCGCGTCGTCGAGCCGCTCGACGCGCATGAGCGCAGCGAGCGCGGGCAGCCGGCGGCGCGCGCGCCGCAGCCTGCGGAAAGCGCGACGGTGTCGGTCGGCACGCTAGCCGAGTGGCTCGGCTTGAAAGCGGTGGAGCGCGAGGCGGTGAACGGGCGGGCGGAAGCGCTTGCTTCACCGCGGACCGGCGCGATCGCGCAGCGCACGCAAGACGGGCGGAATGCGCTGGACGCGACGGATGCGCGTGACGTGCATGACGTACGAGACATACGAGACATACGAGACATACGAGACATACGAGACATACGAGACGAGCGAGACGAGCGAGACGAGCGAGACGAGCGAGACGAGCGAGACGAGCGAGACGAGCGAGACGTGCGCGCAGACGAATTCGCGCGCGGAGGGAGCGGCGGGGCGGCGGATCGCCGAGCCGACGCGCGACTGGACGACGCGCAACGAGGATCGCTTGCCGAACGCGTCGTGCCGCCGCACGACGCGCCGCTCGACGTGGCGGTCATCGACGTCACGGCGAGCGCGAACTACGTGAAGCGGCACATTCCCGGCGCGTGGTACGCGGTGCGCGCCCAACTGGGCGACGCGCTCACGCGCATTCCGCGTGCGCGTCGCTATGTCGTGACTTGCGGGTCGGGGCAGTTGGCGGCGTTCGCGGCGGCGGACCTGCGCGCGCTGCTGCCGGAAGAAGCGTCCGTCCACCTGCTCGACGGCGGCACGCTCGCGTGGCTCGCCGCGGGCCTGCCGGTCGAGAGCGGCGAGACGCGGCTGGCGTCGCCGCGCATCGATCGCTACCGGCGTCCATACGAGGGCACCGGCAACGCAGCGGAAGCGATGCAAGCGTACCTCGATTGGGAGTTCGGCCTCGTCGAGCAGCTTGGACGCGACGGCACGCATCGATTCGAGGTGCTCGGGGCACTTTGA
- a CDS encoding cysteine dioxygenase family protein encodes MSAHSLHNESSAAALRASVPLRAFVAAFERLVDTRPDEPRILRDGAALLADLVARDDWLPAAYARCDPERYQQFLLHLDPAARFSVVSFVWGPGQTTPIHDHTVWGLIGMLRGAEYSQPYALAPDGRPLPAGDAVRLEPGRVEAVSPSVGDIHRVSNAFADRVSISIHVYGADIGAVERSVYREDGTRKPFVSGYSRVG; translated from the coding sequence ATGAGCGCGCATTCTTTGCATAACGAATCCTCTGCAGCTGCGTTGCGCGCGAGCGTGCCGTTGCGCGCGTTCGTCGCCGCGTTCGAGCGGCTCGTCGACACGCGCCCGGACGAGCCGCGCATCCTGCGCGACGGCGCGGCGCTGCTCGCGGATCTCGTCGCGCGCGACGACTGGCTGCCCGCCGCGTATGCCCGTTGCGATCCCGAGCGCTACCAGCAGTTCCTGCTGCATCTCGATCCGGCCGCGCGCTTTTCGGTCGTGAGCTTCGTGTGGGGGCCGGGGCAGACAACGCCGATCCACGATCACACCGTCTGGGGGCTGATCGGCATGCTGCGCGGCGCCGAGTATTCGCAGCCGTACGCGCTCGCGCCCGACGGCCGGCCGCTGCCCGCGGGCGACGCGGTGCGGCTCGAGCCGGGACGCGTCGAGGCGGTGTCGCCGTCGGTCGGCGATATTCATCGCGTGAGCAATGCGTTCGCCGATCGCGTGTCGATCAGCATCCATGTCTACGGCGCGGACATCGGCGCGGTCGAGCGCTCGGTCTACCGCGAGGACGGCACGCGCAAGCCGTTCGTTTCCGGGTATTCGCGTGTCGGTTGA
- a CDS encoding LysR family transcriptional regulator, giving the protein MKISDIDAYAAVVRCQSLSLAAAELGITQPAITRRVQNLEEALGVELLDRNTKPPRPTEMGWRVHDQCRTVLREMRALRELVAEPLPPAGEFRLGLTHGIGELLLLDLLAMLRDRWPALAPQVATGWGGALLDQLGHDALDAALVFLAREIALPAHVAGERLIGTRLVVVARKGDFPRRGYRLADCHEAGWVLNPDGCGFRAGLKRALDAQRLPLRVTLDTYGRELQLQSVANGLGLGLMPLPLVEMSPLRDALDIVPIADFKPQIDLWALRREHASRLAAPAGAIGQLARTRLRALGDAREPHAARDTRSPRGRIDGAAKRARDSI; this is encoded by the coding sequence ATGAAAATCAGTGACATCGACGCATACGCCGCCGTGGTCCGCTGCCAGTCGCTGAGCCTGGCGGCGGCCGAGCTCGGCATCACGCAGCCGGCGATCACGCGCCGCGTGCAGAATCTCGAGGAAGCGCTCGGCGTCGAGCTGCTCGACCGCAACACGAAGCCGCCGCGCCCGACCGAGATGGGCTGGCGCGTGCACGACCAGTGCCGCACGGTGCTGCGCGAGATGCGCGCGCTGCGCGAGCTCGTCGCCGAGCCGCTGCCGCCGGCGGGCGAGTTCCGGCTCGGGCTCACGCACGGCATCGGCGAGCTGCTGCTGCTCGATCTGCTCGCGATGCTGCGCGACCGCTGGCCCGCGCTCGCGCCGCAAGTCGCGACCGGCTGGGGCGGCGCGTTGCTCGACCAGCTCGGCCACGACGCGCTCGACGCGGCGCTCGTGTTCCTTGCGCGCGAGATCGCGCTGCCGGCGCATGTCGCGGGCGAGCGGCTCATCGGCACGCGGCTCGTCGTGGTCGCGCGCAAGGGCGACTTTCCGCGCCGCGGCTACCGGCTCGCCGACTGCCATGAGGCCGGCTGGGTGCTGAACCCGGACGGTTGCGGATTCCGCGCGGGCCTGAAGCGCGCGCTCGACGCGCAGCGGCTGCCGCTGCGCGTCACGCTCGACACATACGGGCGCGAGCTGCAATTGCAGAGCGTCGCGAACGGGCTCGGCCTCGGCCTCATGCCGCTGCCGCTCGTCGAGATGAGCCCGCTGCGCGACGCGCTCGACATCGTGCCGATCGCCGATTTCAAGCCGCAGATCGATCTGTGGGCGCTGCGGCGGGAGCACGCTTCGCGCCTCGCCGCGCCTGCCGGCGCGATCGGCCAGCTCGCGCGGACGCGATTGCGCGCGCTCGGCGATGCGCGCGAGCCGCATGCGGCTCGCGATACGCGATCGCCGCGCGGGCGAATCGACGGCGCCGCGAAACGGGCGCGCGATTCGATTTGA
- a CDS encoding acyl-CoA dehydrogenase family protein: MPPEFASTASDDARLDASLAELAPRIAEGAARHDADGSFPHAHFEWLHAHGLIAQAVPREYGGGGATLARARRIVGAIARADAATALVLTMTYLQHRALGRADSRWPAAARRAVFASAVADGALINALRVEPELGSPARGGLPASVARRDGDGWRISGHKLYSTGIPALRWLAVWARTDEARPRVGVFLVPRDAARGQAGGDGIRVIESWNHLGLRASGSHEVVFDDVRIPLDHAVDLRAPDAWAPTGASQADVDAHADQQAWMIVLLGSLYDALARAARDWVVGFAKARAPASLGAPLATLPRVQEIVGEIDALLQVNRVLLDDAAARADAGAPLDVDASGLVKFTVTSHAIRVTELALQLSGNHGLSRHNPLERHHRDALCSRIHTPQDDSILVAAGRAAFAAHGDGR; encoded by the coding sequence GTGCCGCCCGAGTTCGCGAGCACCGCGAGCGACGACGCCCGGCTCGACGCGAGCCTCGCCGAGCTCGCGCCGCGCATCGCGGAGGGCGCGGCGCGGCACGACGCTGACGGCAGCTTCCCGCACGCGCATTTCGAATGGCTGCACGCGCACGGCCTGATCGCGCAGGCCGTGCCGCGCGAGTACGGCGGAGGCGGCGCGACGCTCGCCCGCGCGCGCCGGATCGTCGGCGCGATCGCCCGCGCGGACGCCGCGACCGCGCTCGTGCTGACGATGACTTATTTGCAGCACCGCGCGCTCGGCCGCGCGGACAGCCGCTGGCCGGCGGCCGCGCGGCGCGCGGTGTTCGCGAGCGCGGTCGCCGACGGCGCGTTGATCAACGCATTGCGCGTCGAGCCCGAGCTCGGCTCGCCCGCGCGCGGCGGGCTCCCGGCGAGCGTCGCGCGCCGCGACGGCGACGGCTGGCGCATCAGCGGCCACAAGCTGTACAGCACCGGCATCCCGGCGCTGCGCTGGCTCGCGGTGTGGGCGCGCACGGACGAAGCGCGGCCGCGCGTCGGCGTGTTTCTCGTGCCGCGCGACGCGGCGCGGGGGCAGGCGGGCGGCGACGGCATCCGCGTGATCGAAAGCTGGAATCACCTCGGGCTGCGCGCGTCGGGCAGTCACGAGGTGGTGTTCGACGACGTGCGGATTCCGCTCGATCACGCCGTCGATCTGCGCGCGCCCGACGCGTGGGCGCCGACGGGCGCGAGCCAGGCCGACGTCGATGCGCACGCCGACCAGCAAGCGTGGATGATCGTGCTGCTCGGCAGCCTGTACGACGCGCTCGCGCGGGCGGCGCGCGACTGGGTCGTCGGGTTCGCGAAGGCGCGCGCGCCCGCGAGCCTCGGCGCGCCGCTCGCGACGCTGCCGCGCGTGCAGGAAATCGTCGGCGAGATCGACGCGCTGCTGCAGGTGAACCGCGTGCTGCTCGACGATGCGGCCGCGCGCGCGGATGCCGGCGCGCCGCTCGACGTCGACGCGAGCGGGCTTGTCAAATTCACGGTGACGAGCCACGCGATCCGCGTGACGGAGCTGGCGTTGCAGCTATCGGGCAATCACGGGCTGAGCCGCCACAACCCGCTCGAGCGCCATCATCGCGACGCGCTGTGCAGCCGGATTCACACGCCGCAGGACGATTCGATTCTCGTCGCGGCGGGACGCGCGGCGTTCGCCGCGCATGGCGATGGGCGGTGA